The Desulfovibrio intestinalis DNA segment GGGCAGATAACTTTTCGCAGAATACCTTTTCAACGTTACAGCACTCTGGCTGCAGTTCAGGCAAGCGCTGCATATAAGCGCTTGCGGACCCGCATGTCAGATGTATAGGCATATAAACAAAGAGCGCAGCCTTCGTAACAAATACGAAGGCTGCGCTCTTCTCATAGTACTTGCGCATATGGTTATGTTGCTAGCCGCAATGCTAGCTCACCGCTTCATGCCTCCCCGGCTTTGTTTTGTAGCTAGAACGCGGGCATAGCAGAAGCGCAAACCAGCTACCGTCGTTGCCCGCAAACCAGTCAGAACCCTACACCAAATAGCATATTCTGGTGGTGATTAACGCGGGGAGTGCATATCCCTAATATTTAAGAGCCGTTTGTTACGGCGAACTTTGTTCACGCAACTGCCAGAGCATTTCAAGGGAAGATTGCTCTATATTGAGCCAGAAGCTGTAGACTAGCCATTCTTGATGCACATGACTTCTTTAGGTCCACTGGTGGTTAAACCATCTAACGTTCATTTAAGATACATGCGCCGCGCGGTCCCTGTTTGCCAAAGTTGCGGGATGCGCGTAGGAAATTTTCATGCCTGCCTATATAGTGCTTACAGTTCTCTTTGCGGCACTGCTGCACGCCTTGTGGAACATTATCGTCAAGGGCGGAGAGAACAAACTCTTTGAAACGGGCTTGAATGCGCTGGGAGCCGGACTCGGCGCAGTATGCATAGTGCCGTTCCTGCCGCCGCTTTTGCCTGAGGCCTGGCCGAATCTTGCCATGTCCTGCATTTGTCACTTCACGTATTACATCTGCATTGCTGAAGCGTACAAGAAGGCAGACCTTTCTTTCAGCTACACTATCATGCGTGGCTGCGCGCCCCTGCTGACATCATTGGCCATGCTTTTCTTCGGTGTAAGCCTGAGCCTGGGCGCATGGGGCGGCGTGCTGCTGCTGTGTTGCGGCATATTCTGTCTTGCTGGAGACAACGCACGGCGCGGCGCAGACAGAAGCGCCATATTGCTTTCCCTGCGCACATCCTTTGTCATTATGGGCTACACGCTGGCAGACGGCATGGGCGCACGGCACAGCGGCAATGCCGTAAGCTATGCCTGCTGGATTTTCGTACTCAACATTATACCGCTGAACGCCTTCATTTTCTGGCGTCACGGCCTGGATTATGCCCGCTATATCCGCAAAAGAGCCCTTATTGGCGCTTTCGGCGGTTTGGCTGGTCTGGGGTCATACGGCATAGCCATATGGGCAATGACCATCGCCCCCATCGCGATGGTGGCGGCCCTGCGCGAAACCTCGGTAATTTTCGGCATGCTGCTGGCCGTGCTTTTGCTTCATGAAAAATTCACGGTCTGGCGGGGAGTGGCCGTAGCTCTTGTGGCGTGTGGAGCCATACTTATGAAGCTGGCATAAAAAACCGCCGGGCAACGTAAGGCTGCTCGGCGATTTTCAGTCTTGGCACGCACGCATCCACAGGACCAGAGCGTGCCGAAAAATTTTCATCCTGTCCCGAACAGATTAATTTTGAAACGTATTACATTTCAAAACTGTCATTCTATCGAAGATGCGGTTTGCGGCAGAATCCACACTGCGTTGCGGCGCGCTCCACTCTTGTGCAGCGTTGAAGCACTTAAACTTTTTCAAAGCTAGAGTGCTCTAGAATACAGCAAGCATCTCTGTTTCTGGCGCAGCAGCGATGAGCCCCTTCTCCATAAACTGCCTAGCCTGCTGGCCTGAGAACCAATCCCGCATCCAAGTGCGCGGGCGCCATCGCAGAAGCGCAGTCGCCGTAATCGCTTGTGCCGTAGCTAGATCAGATTCGCATCCGCCGCATCTGTTCATTACTCACACCCATACGCTTCATGCACATGTCAAAATAGGCCCGCCAGGGAAAATAGCTGGTATCACCCCGCCACTCCGGATTCATTGAAGTCGCTTCCCTTCTGCATTGCCGGTAGGCTTCAAGATCCTGCTGTTCTTCAAACGTCAGCGGCCGCCGCTCGTGGTGGGTGCAGGCTCCCATGCAAAGAACAAGGGCAAGGCAGAGCGCAAGCATCAGGCTGAACCGGACGCGTACAGGTATGCGCGCTGAAGCAGGATTGGATTTGTTCGGCCGCAGCAGATTTTGCATGTGGCGTGACAAGGCAGTTGCTGTCTTTTTCATATGCCCTCCGCAAAGCCTTTTCATATTTATGCCGCCCCGACCAGCTTGCCGACCCAAAATCCAGGTGTTCCGTCAGGCATTGCATAGGCGATTCGCCCTGAAAACAAATGCCTGAAATTTACCGGACGGCAGGCCGTTTTTTCTGGCAGCCGCTGTCACAATCTTTACCTTTTCCTGTTGAACGCACAAGGCCGCCCCCTTGCGGGCGCGGCCTTGATTATAACTGAGGTGCTGACGCTGCGCCTAATAGGCGTGGTCGTCGTCCAGATCCTTGGGCAGCACCGGAGCAGAGAACAACCGGTACATCCAGAACTGGTACAGCAGCACGATGGGCACCATAACCAGGGCCACGCCAAGCATGATCTTGAGCGTGAGCTGGCTTGAGGAGCCGTTAAAGGCAGTTACCGTGGCGGCAGGATCAATGGAAGAAATAATCATGCCGGGGAACATGCCCACAACGCCGAAGAAGGTGACGCCCAGAATGAACAGGGCGCTGAAGGCCCAGGCGCACCAGAGCTTGCCCGCGTGCAGCATGATGCGCGCGCCCACCAGCCCGGCAAGGGCCAGCAGAGGCAATACCAGCAGAACGGGCATGGCCAGATAGTTATCATACAGCTTGGTGTAAAAAGCCGTAAGAATAAGAAAGGCCACCAGCAGAATGAGCATGATGGGCCACACAAAGCTGGCCGTAGCTACCGCGCGGATTTGCAGTTCGCCGCGGCTCTTGATGCTCAACCACAGCGATCCGTGCAGCACGAACATGCAAAGGAAGAACACCCCGCCCGCCAAACCGTAAACATTGAGCAGGGAAAGCAGGTTGCCGTGATACACGCCCTGCGCATCCACAGGAATGCCCATGAAAAGGTTGGCAAAGGCCACGCCAAGCAGGATGCAGGGCACAAGGTTGGATACAAAATGTACGCAGTCCCACACGCTGCGCCACGCATCGTGCTCGACCTTGCTGCGAAACTCAAACGATACCGCCCGGAAAATCAGGGCAAAGAGCAGCATCAGCAAAGGCGCGTACAGAGCGCTGAACATGACCGCATACACCTTGGGAAAAGCCGCAAAGGTCACGCCGCCAGCGGCGATGAGCCACACTTCGTTGCCGTCCCAGAAAGGTCCGGCGGCGTTATACATGATACGGCGCTCTTCTTCATTTTTGCCCAGAAAGGGCAAAAGAGAGCCCATGCCAAGATCAAAACCGTCCAGGATAAAGTACATGGCCCACAACAATGCCCACAGCACAAACCAGATGGTTTCCAGCATGGCTACACCTCCTGGGCGTCCGGGCCCTTGATGGCAAATTTGCGCAACAGATAGATGTCCAGAATGCCGAGCAGTGAGTACACGCCGATAAAGGCGATAAGCGAGATGAGCACGTTATCGGCCGGAACCGGAGAAACGGCATCCGTAGTACGCATGAGATTATAGACGATCCAGGGCTGACGGCCAATTTCCGTCACGGCCCAGCCCACCATCAGGCCGATGTAGGGCAGCGGGATATTGAAAACAAGCAGCTTGAGCAGCACCTTGTTGGGCACTTCCT contains these protein-coding regions:
- a CDS encoding DMT family transporter, which translates into the protein MPAYIVLTVLFAALLHALWNIIVKGGENKLFETGLNALGAGLGAVCIVPFLPPLLPEAWPNLAMSCICHFTYYICIAEAYKKADLSFSYTIMRGCAPLLTSLAMLFFGVSLSLGAWGGVLLLCCGIFCLAGDNARRGADRSAILLSLRTSFVIMGYTLADGMGARHSGNAVSYACWIFVLNIIPLNAFIFWRHGLDYARYIRKRALIGAFGGLAGLGSYGIAIWAMTIAPIAMVAALRETSVIFGMLLAVLLLHEKFTVWRGVAVALVACGAILMKLA
- the cydB gene encoding cytochrome d ubiquinol oxidase subunit II is translated as MLETIWFVLWALLWAMYFILDGFDLGMGSLLPFLGKNEEERRIMYNAAGPFWDGNEVWLIAAGGVTFAAFPKVYAVMFSALYAPLLMLLFALIFRAVSFEFRSKVEHDAWRSVWDCVHFVSNLVPCILLGVAFANLFMGIPVDAQGVYHGNLLSLLNVYGLAGGVFFLCMFVLHGSLWLSIKSRGELQIRAVATASFVWPIMLILLVAFLILTAFYTKLYDNYLAMPVLLVLPLLALAGLVGARIMLHAGKLWCAWAFSALFILGVTFFGVVGMFPGMIISSIDPAATVTAFNGSSSQLTLKIMLGVALVMVPIVLLYQFWMYRLFSAPVLPKDLDDDHAY